The Pungitius pungitius chromosome 10, fPunPun2.1, whole genome shotgun sequence genome has a window encoding:
- the abhd13 gene encoding protein ABHD13, producing the protein MEKPWRLWGAIERCTLTLASWSWGACRVSLLALILTFHLYGGFFLLALILASVAGILYKFQDVLLYFPDQPPSSRLYVPMPTGIPHENVYIRTKDGVKLNLILLRYTGGDQPSGVNPGNQSSPTSSAPPTILYFHGNAGNIGHRVPNALLMLVNLKANVVLVDYRGYGKSEGEPSEDGLFLDAEATLDYVMTRPDLDKTKVVLFGRSLGGAVAVRLASVNPHRVAAIIVENTFLSIPHMAATLFSFLPMRLLPLWCYRNQFLSYRQVALCRMPSLFVSGLSDQLIPPVMMKQLYELSPTRTKRLAIFPEGTHNDTWQCQGYFAALEQFTKDLLKSHAHEESAQPSSSVTII; encoded by the coding sequence ATGGAGAAGCCCTGGAGGCTGTGGGGGGCAATCGAGCGTTGCACCCTGACTCTGGCCTCCTGGTCCTGGGGTGCTTGTCGAGTCTCCCTTTTGGCCCTCATCCTCACCTTCCACCTGTATGGGGGATTCTTCCTTCTAGCTCTTATCCTGGCCTCTGTGGCAGGCATTCTCTACAAGTTTCAGGACGTGCTCCTCTATTTCCCAGAccagcccccctcctctcgccttTATGTTCCCATGCCAACAGGAATCCCCCATGAGAATGTGTACATTCGCACCAAGGACGGTGTGAAGCTTAACCTCATCCTGCTTCGCTACACAGGAGGTGACCAGCCTTCTGGAGTCAACCCTGGCAATCAAAGCAGCCCcacttcctctgctcctcctacCATCCTTTATTTTCATGGTAATGCAGGTAATATTGGCCACAGGGTGCCAAACGCCCTGCTGATGCTGGTCAACCTGAAAGCCAATGTCGTGCTGGTGGACTACCGTGGCTACGGAAAGAGTGAAGGCGAGCCCAGTGAGGACGGGCTGTTCCTGGATGCCGAGGCCACACTGGACTACGTGATGACCCGTCCTGACCTGGACAAGACAAAGGTTGTGCTATTTGGCCGCTCACTGGGCGGTGCTGTAGCCGTGCGCTTGGCGTCGGTCAACCCTCACCGCGTCGCCGCCATCATTGTTGAAAACACCTTCCTCAGCATCCCCCACATGGCCGCTAcgctcttctccttcctgcccATGCGCCTGCTGCCCTTGTGGTGCTATAGGAATCAGTTCCTGTCCTATCGACAGGTCGCGCTGTGCCGCATGCCCTCGCTGTTTGTGTCTGGTCTGTCGGACCAGCTGATCCCACCCGTCATGATGAAACAGCTTTATGAGCTGTCTCCCACGCGGACTAAACGTCTTGCTATCTTTCCAGAGGGCACACACAACGACACTTGGCAGTGTCAGGGCTACTTTGCTGCCTTGGAGCAGTTCACAAAAGACCTGCTGAAGAGCCATGCACATGAGGAGAGTGCTCAGCCCTCATCTAGTGTCACCATTAtctga